In one window of Saprospiraceae bacterium DNA:
- a CDS encoding nucleoside deaminase codes for MFSAFSDTNFMRQALAEAQKALEADEVPVGAVIVCDNRIIARAHNQTEMLTDVTAHAEILAITAAASHLGSKYLPDCTLFVTLEPCVMCAGALAWAQIGRIVYGASDDKRGFMLHGGKSLLHPKTRLEMGILEEECATLVRDFFRKKRG; via the coding sequence ATGTTTTCCGCATTTTCCGACACGAATTTTATGCGACAAGCCCTCGCCGAGGCGCAAAAGGCGCTTGAAGCCGACGAGGTGCCAGTGGGCGCGGTCATCGTGTGCGACAACCGCATCATCGCTCGCGCCCACAACCAAACCGAGATGCTGACCGACGTGACCGCTCACGCCGAGATATTGGCCATCACTGCCGCCGCCAGCCATTTGGGAAGCAAATACCTGCCCGATTGCACGCTTTTCGTCACTTTGGAACCCTGCGTGATGTGCGCCGGCGCACTGGCTTGGGCGCAAATTGGCCGCATCGTGTACGGCGCTTCCGACGACAAGCGCGGCTTCATGCTGCACGGGGGCAAGAGTCTCCTGCACCCCAAAACACGTTTGGAGATGGGTATTTTGGAGGAGGAGTGCGCGACGTTGGTAAGGGATTTTTTTCGGAAAAAGCGTGGGTGA